The proteins below come from a single Erythrobacter sp. SG61-1L genomic window:
- a CDS encoding MFS transporter, which produces MIDRRMFPLMFAVFINIAGFSLILPLLPFYGPLFGAGAFEVALLFAAYSLGNVFGEIYWGRQSDRWGRRAVLVFTTTGAALTYVAFAFAPVLWLAIAIRIVNGFFGGTLSVAQGFLADASPPEQRAKAMGLFGSAFSLGFAFGPVIGGVFAGAGTSLADFRSPILIAAGLSAIAAIWSLVVLRDVNPPAGKARPLPKYSEGFAYVLTSPLLFRLFVISFFGIAAFASSEAVYGLWSEANFGWTARDLGFAFIAIGLGGLVVQLFLLHPLVVRFGEGRVITAGLLVIAASMLLQPILRDPYVAVALMGMLMVGHSLAFPTAGALTSRTAPVERQGSVMGLIMASNAFSRIVAPPAFGLIYEKAGHDVPWLAGAAMIVLFAVPFAIQLAGLTKRRAA; this is translated from the coding sequence ATGATCGACCGGCGCATGTTCCCGCTGATGTTCGCGGTGTTCATCAACATTGCGGGCTTCAGCCTGATTCTTCCGCTGCTGCCCTTCTACGGCCCGCTCTTCGGCGCGGGCGCCTTCGAAGTGGCCTTGCTCTTTGCGGCCTACAGCCTCGGCAATGTGTTCGGGGAAATCTACTGGGGCCGCCAGTCCGACCGATGGGGCAGGCGGGCAGTGCTTGTCTTCACCACCACTGGCGCGGCACTGACCTATGTTGCCTTTGCTTTCGCCCCGGTGCTGTGGCTGGCGATCGCGATCCGCATCGTCAACGGCTTCTTCGGCGGCACGCTCAGCGTCGCGCAGGGCTTCCTGGCCGATGCATCACCTCCGGAACAGCGGGCCAAGGCAATGGGCCTGTTCGGTTCTGCCTTCAGCCTGGGATTTGCCTTCGGCCCGGTGATCGGCGGCGTGTTTGCCGGGGCGGGCACATCGCTGGCCGATTTTCGCAGCCCGATCCTGATCGCGGCGGGGCTTTCGGCCATTGCGGCGATCTGGTCGCTAGTGGTTCTGCGCGATGTGAACCCGCCAGCAGGCAAGGCGCGGCCGCTGCCGAAATATAGCGAGGGCTTTGCCTATGTGCTGACCAGCCCGCTGCTGTTTCGCCTGTTTGTGATCTCCTTCTTCGGGATTGCCGCCTTTGCCTCCAGCGAGGCGGTCTATGGCCTGTGGAGCGAGGCCAATTTCGGGTGGACCGCGCGCGATCTGGGCTTTGCCTTCATCGCGATCGGGCTGGGCGGCCTCGTCGTGCAGCTATTCCTGCTGCATCCGCTGGTGGTGCGCTTTGGGGAAGGGCGCGTGATTACTGCCGGGTTGCTGGTGATCGCTGCCTCCATGTTGCTGCAACCGATCCTGCGCGATCCCTATGTGGCGGTTGCGCTGATGGGCATGTTGATGGTGGGGCATAGCCTTGCCTTCCCGACGGCAGGGGCGCTCACGTCGCGGACCGCGCCGGTGGAGCGGCAGGGAAGTGTGATGGGGCTGATCATGGCCTCCAACGCCTTTTCGCGCATCGTCGCGCCGCCTGCCTTCGGCCTGATCTACGAAAAGGCCGGACATGACGTGCCGTGGTTGGCCGGTGCGGCGATGATCGTGCTGTTCGCAGTGCCCTTTGCCATTCAGCTTGCAGGCCTTACCAAGAGGCGCGCTGCCTGA
- a CDS encoding methyltransferase domain-containing protein, which yields MKSSILAGIAGIALAVSAAGAAQAETSAAAVAAVADAGRPAADTARDADRKPGEIVSFAGVKQGDIVAEIAPGGGYYTRILAKTVGPQGHVYAMMPSFFASRPGGLDAINKLAEEYGNVTVVVADFADFTLEKPVDLVWTTENYHDMANGNIAGINASVFKALKPGGIYFVEDHSAPGTGVSATSTIHRIDPAAVKEQVAAAGFKLEAESDLLVNPADPGNISPRDVKPGVSTKFALRFKKPG from the coding sequence GTGAAGTCATCCATTCTGGCCGGCATTGCCGGTATCGCTCTGGCCGTTTCGGCCGCAGGCGCCGCGCAGGCGGAAACCAGCGCGGCAGCCGTTGCTGCGGTTGCCGATGCGGGCCGTCCGGCAGCCGACACGGCTCGCGATGCGGATCGCAAGCCGGGCGAGATCGTCAGCTTTGCTGGCGTGAAGCAGGGCGACATCGTGGCGGAGATTGCGCCGGGTGGCGGCTATTACACGCGTATTCTGGCGAAGACGGTCGGCCCGCAAGGCCATGTCTACGCCATGATGCCCAGCTTCTTCGCCAGCCGCCCCGGCGGGCTGGATGCAATCAACAAGCTGGCGGAAGAATATGGCAATGTCACTGTAGTGGTGGCCGATTTCGCCGATTTCACGCTGGAGAAGCCAGTGGACCTCGTCTGGACCACCGAGAATTACCACGACATGGCCAATGGTAATATCGCCGGGATCAATGCGTCGGTGTTCAAGGCATTGAAGCCCGGCGGTATCTATTTCGTGGAAGACCATTCCGCGCCCGGCACAGGTGTGTCGGCAACCTCCACGATTCACCGGATCGATCCGGCTGCAGTGAAGGAACAGGTTGCGGCTGCAGGTTTCAAGCTGGAGGCGGAATCGGACCTGCTGGTCAATCCGGCCGATCCCGGCAATATCAGCCCGCGCGATGTGAAGCCGGGCGTATCGACCAAATTCGCCCTGCGCTTCAAGAAGCCGGGCTGA
- a CDS encoding DNA cytosine methyltransferase, which produces MGLIVDNFAGGGGASTGIEAALGRAVDIAINHDEQAIRMHEANHPGTVHIRNNIWQVDPRDVVRQAASSSGAVGENGLPPVDLAWFSPDCKHFSKAKGGKPRDKGIRDLAWVVVLWAKRVRPALILLENVEEFRTWGPLCEQGFPIKERAGETFEKWCKELRKLGYKLEFKELRACDYGAPTIRKRFFMVARCDGKPIVWPKPTHGKPDSADVQAGRLRPWRTAAEIIDWSIPCPSIFERKKPLAEKTLRRIAHGIMKFVVNNPKPFIVPLTHHGSDGRVYGLGDPLQTVTAAHRGEMAVVAPHITKFRAGAVGHGADEPLSTVATTGSQQRVVTSNLMKLRGTRDSHIRSSAESVEEPLSTISAEGTHMAEVRAFLIKYYGNEQDGHGLSNPLGTVTVRDRFGLVTVTIEGEEYVIVDIGMRMLTPRELFNAQGFPPDYIIDVDATARPITKTAQVAKCGNSVCPPLAEALARANWHEAVEAERADAQAA; this is translated from the coding sequence ATGGGTTTGATCGTCGATAATTTCGCAGGTGGCGGTGGCGCCAGCACCGGGATCGAGGCCGCGCTGGGCCGGGCCGTGGATATCGCCATCAATCACGATGAACAGGCGATCCGGATGCACGAGGCCAATCATCCCGGTACCGTGCATATCCGCAACAACATCTGGCAGGTGGACCCGCGCGATGTGGTGCGACAGGCTGCCTCAAGCAGCGGCGCGGTAGGCGAGAATGGGCTTCCGCCGGTGGACCTCGCGTGGTTCAGCCCGGACTGCAAGCATTTCAGCAAGGCCAAGGGCGGGAAGCCGCGCGACAAAGGTATTCGCGATTTGGCCTGGGTGGTGGTGCTGTGGGCCAAGCGGGTGCGCCCCGCGCTGATCCTGCTGGAAAACGTGGAAGAATTCCGCACCTGGGGGCCGCTGTGCGAGCAGGGTTTCCCGATCAAGGAACGCGCCGGCGAGACGTTCGAGAAGTGGTGCAAGGAGTTGCGCAAGCTCGGCTACAAGCTGGAATTCAAGGAACTGCGCGCCTGCGACTATGGCGCGCCCACGATCCGCAAGCGGTTCTTCATGGTGGCGCGGTGCGACGGCAAGCCGATTGTCTGGCCCAAGCCGACGCATGGCAAGCCGGATAGCGCCGATGTGCAGGCGGGTCGGTTGAGGCCGTGGCGCACGGCGGCGGAAATCATCGACTGGTCGATTCCGTGCCCCAGCATCTTCGAGCGCAAGAAGCCTCTGGCCGAAAAGACCCTGCGGCGCATCGCGCACGGCATCATGAAATTCGTGGTGAACAACCCCAAGCCGTTCATCGTGCCACTGACGCATCACGGCAGCGACGGGCGGGTTTATGGGCTGGGCGATCCCCTGCAGACCGTAACGGCGGCTCACCGGGGCGAAATGGCGGTGGTGGCGCCGCATATCACCAAGTTCAGGGCTGGGGCGGTGGGCCATGGCGCAGACGAGCCGCTTTCAACCGTGGCCACCACGGGTTCGCAGCAGCGCGTCGTCACCAGCAACCTGATGAAGCTGCGCGGCACGAGAGATAGCCATATTCGCAGCAGCGCCGAGAGCGTGGAAGAGCCGCTGAGCACTATCAGCGCCGAGGGCACGCACATGGCCGAAGTGCGGGCCTTCCTGATCAAATATTACGGCAACGAGCAGGACGGCCACGGGCTGTCCAACCCGCTCGGCACCGTGACTGTGCGGGATCGTTTCGGGCTGGTGACGGTGACGATCGAGGGCGAGGAATACGTCATCGTCGATATCGGCATGCGGATGCTGACCCCGCGCGAGTTGTTCAACGCGCAGGGCTTCCCGCCTGACTACATCATCGACGTGGACGCCACGGCCCGCCCGATCACGAAAACCGCCCAGGTGGCCAAGTGCGGCAATTCGGTGTGCCCGCCGCTGGCCGAGGCGCTGGCCCGGGCGAACTGGCACGAGGCGGTGGAAGCCGAGAGGGCCGATGCCCAAGCCGCCTAA
- a CDS encoding transposase, translating into MSKSSISTFELFQRFPDQESARLYFEAARWPDGAACPACGSSAQWPTVDPEDRLFWHPEHDGEEFTREEVLAIIGTPKRCTRTAEFDFGAPVLAEAA; encoded by the coding sequence ATGAGCAAGTCCTCCATCAGCACATTCGAGTTGTTCCAGCGGTTCCCCGATCAGGAAAGCGCCCGTCTCTATTTCGAGGCGGCGCGCTGGCCTGACGGGGCTGCCTGCCCCGCCTGTGGCTCAAGCGCTCAATGGCCCACTGTCGATCCGGAAGACCGCCTATTCTGGCACCCGGAGCACGATGGCGAGGAATTCACCCGCGAAGAGGTGCTAGCGATCATTGGAACGCCGAAGCGCTGCACAAGAACGGCTGAATTTGACTTTGGTGCCCCTGTTCTGGCGGAGGCAGCATAA
- a CDS encoding type II toxin-antitoxin system HicB family antitoxin produces MIYHFAIVHKDPGSAYGVTFPGLPGCFSAADTQDEIVPNAVEALALWLEGEGERVPIGLDEVRATHADDLAAGAFIVSVPLIRNSGKMVRANISMDGGALAAIDAAAEERGLTRSAFLAQAARNEMAGGVVK; encoded by the coding sequence GTGATCTACCACTTCGCCATCGTCCATAAAGATCCGGGCTCGGCCTACGGCGTGACGTTCCCCGGCCTGCCCGGATGCTTCTCCGCAGCCGATACGCAGGACGAGATCGTGCCGAACGCGGTCGAGGCGCTGGCGCTATGGCTTGAGGGGGAAGGGGAGCGCGTGCCCATTGGGCTCGACGAGGTGCGCGCGACACACGCCGATGATCTGGCAGCCGGAGCGTTCATCGTCTCGGTGCCGCTGATCCGCAACAGCGGAAAGATGGTGCGGGCCAATATCTCGATGGATGGAGGGGCGCTTGCGGCGATCGATGCCGCTGCAGAGGAGCGCGGGCTTACCCGCAGCGCGTTTCTGGCTCAGGCCGCGCGTAATGAGATGGCTGGGGGAGTAGTCAAGTAA
- a CDS encoding lysozyme: protein MAKAPAETNLPVGASAARKGKITLASIVGAAVAVALGIAVPQEESGRKVDATVADSGELQIRHLSGKQYLKVYLDMVGVPTACDGITTWRGKPLLQGKTFTEAECSAMLEEELVKHASAVMACTPGLALSDSPVAERQRQGPRFAAVSLAYNVGTSGYCKSTARARFNAGDLSGGCAAITWWNKAGGRVVKGLVARRAREAKVCREGLGVL from the coding sequence ATGGCTAAGGCCCCCGCTGAAACCAATCTGCCTGTGGGCGCCTCTGCTGCCCGGAAAGGCAAGATCACGCTCGCATCCATCGTGGGTGCCGCCGTGGCCGTGGCGCTGGGCATTGCAGTGCCGCAGGAAGAAAGCGGCCGGAAAGTGGATGCGACTGTGGCTGATAGCGGGGAACTGCAGATCCGCCACCTTTCCGGCAAGCAGTACCTGAAGGTCTATCTGGACATGGTGGGCGTGCCCACTGCCTGCGATGGGATCACCACCTGGCGCGGTAAGCCATTGCTGCAGGGCAAGACCTTCACCGAGGCGGAATGCTCGGCCATGCTGGAAGAGGAACTGGTGAAACACGCCAGCGCCGTGATGGCCTGCACGCCTGGGCTTGCGCTTTCTGACAGCCCGGTTGCCGAGCGCCAACGCCAAGGTCCTCGCTTTGCCGCTGTTTCACTCGCTTACAATGTGGGGACGAGCGGCTATTGCAAATCTACTGCCAGGGCGCGCTTCAATGCTGGTGACTTATCCGGTGGTTGCGCCGCGATAACGTGGTGGAACAAGGCTGGTGGCAGGGTGGTCAAAGGCCTTGTCGCCCGTCGCGCGCGGGAGGCGAAGGTCTGCCGCGAAGGGCTGGGGGTGCTGTGA